In a genomic window of Melitaea cinxia chromosome 2, ilMelCinx1.1, whole genome shotgun sequence:
- the LOC123662214 gene encoding probable chitinase 10, with product MSAWNSDKNAGGISLFNRYADYLGEKCTSPLVTGGGNKTKSYLTSIAYMVPVSDAVIQQFHKDPVYQNKILVLEHKDPVIEINTLCAGKRAQIPSPKMCNNFLNCWDGWAFEQECPAELVFSNEGFCDYRYNVDCKDRKLKEPQPLCTNDFEASRNPSDCKEFFVCVQGLPVKFKCPGDLLYNERLGVCDYESKVDCNGTVANTKPLSSIQMVPVNEVTQKAPGFVAPAVPSPTSAPIDRNTMISKMEYNTQTWSSTHVAYSRQDAIRQLQLNRMGEVKEAN from the exons atgtccgcttGGAATAGTGACAAGAATGCTGGAGGCATTTCCCTGTtcaatcgctatgccgattatCTGGGcgaaaaatgcaccagccctcttgtcaccggTGGAGGCAATAAGACCAAGAGTtatct AACTTCCATCGCATACATGGTACCAGTATCAGACGCAGTGATCCAACAATTTCACAAGGATCCAGTGTATCAGAACAAAATCCTCGTTCTAGAACATAAAGACCCAGTTATAGAAATCAATACTCTCTGCGCTGGAAAGAGAGCACAAATACCGTCACCGAAAATGTGcaataatttcttaaattgtTGGGATGGATGGGCATTTGAACAGGAATGTCCCGCTGAATTGGTCTTCTCGAATGAAGGCTTTTGTGATTATCGCTATAATGTTGACTGTAAGGACAGAAAACTGAAAG aGCCGCAGCCACTGTGTACAAATGACTTCGAGGCGTCCCGGAACCCATCCGATTGTAAAGAATTCTTCGTATGCGTTCAAGGGCTTCCGGTCAAATTCAAGTGTCCTGGTGATCTCTTGTACAAcgag AGACTTGGTGTATGCGATTACGAGAGTAAGGTAGACTGTAACGGTACAGTTGCAAATACAAAACCACTCTCCTCAATTCAAATGGTACCAGTAAACGAAGTCACCCAAAAAGCACCTGGTTTCGTTGCACCCGCTGTACCATCTCCAACGTCAGCACCCATTGATAGAAACACAATGATAAGTAAAATGGAGTACAACACGCAAA CTTGGTCATCTACTCACGTGGCGTATTCTCGCCAAGACGCCATCCGCCAACTACAATTAAATCGAATGGGAGAAGTAAAAGAAGCTAATTAA